The following DNA comes from Corallococcus silvisoli.
GTGTAGGGCACGTGGGCCGTGCTCGTGCCTGGGCTCTCGCTGTAGAGCGCCGCGATTCGCTCGAACACCGAGACCAGCGCCCAGCCGTCGCACACCAGGTGGTGCACGCAGAGTCCGACGAGCGTGGCGCCATCCGCGAACCGGGTGATGTTGACGCGAACGTTCGCCCCCGCGTCGGGCGCGAGCGGTGCCTTCTGCTGGTCCGCCATCAGACGATCGATGAGTCCGGGGTCGCTCGAGCGCTCAGCCAGTTCAGCGCGCTCGATGTGGACCCGCCGCTCCGAAGTGGGGAGCAGCTTCTGCGTCTTCCGTTCGAGGTCGAAGCGGGACCACAGCGCCTCTTGCCCGCTCAGGACCGAGACAATCGCCGCCGACAGCCGGTCGATGTCCACCGCCTCATCGAAGCGCAGGCCGTAGCAGAGGTTGCAGGCCACCGACCCGTCGGGCCCGCTTCGCACAAGCTCATGGAAGCGCCGTTGTGCGTCGGCGAGGGGCCGCTCGGCCTTGCTCGCGTCACGCAGCGGGAGGAGGCGGTGCGCGACGAGCTCGCGGGCGATCTTCCGCACGGACTGGACGAAGCGGCTCAGCTCCGCGTCGGTGTGCGCGGTCGACAGGAAGCAGTTGCGGCCTTCCCAGATGAAATAGCCCGCTTCCAGGAGGCGGTAATAGAAGACGTCGAGGTTCCCCTTGGTGGAGAAGCGGAAGAGCGACGAGAAGTGCTCGACCGTGACGTCCGCTCCCTCCTCCTCGAACGCGGCGTTGAGCTGGGCACTGAGCCGCTCCGTTCGCTCGTTCATCGAACGGTAGAGCTGGTCGTCCAGTCCCTGGATGTGTTCGAGCACCGCGAGCGAGGCCGCCATGGCCAGCGGGTGCTTGGTGAACGTCCCGGCGAAGAAGATGGTGGGCGTGCCGGGGAAGCTCGCGTCGCCGTACTGCCAGAATCCGCCGTCCAGCACGTCCATGTACGCGGCGCTGCCCGCGACGACTCCAATGGGCATTCCTCCACCCAGGACCTTGCCGTAGGTGCACATGTCCGCGCGGACGCCGAACAGCTGCTGCGCGCCGCCCCGGGCACAGCGGAAGCCGGCGATCACCTCGTCGAAGATGAGCGCGATGTCGCGCTCCTGGGTCAGCCGCCGCAGCTGCCGCAGGAACGCCGCGGGCTGCATGCTGGGCGCGCGGCTCTGCACCGGCTCCGCCAGCACCGCGGCGATCTCCTTCGCGTGGCGTTCGATGTAGTCGAGCGCGCTCTGCTCGCAGTAGTCGAGCACCACGGTGTCCTTGACCAGCGAGCCCGGCGTCCCCAGGCTGGCCGGCCGGCTCTCGTCGCTGGACGCGCTGCCTCGCGCGAGGAACGCGTCGAAGGTGCCGTGGTAGGAGTTCCGGAAGATGACCACCTTGTCCCGTCCGGTCTTCGCCCGGGCGAGCCGGACCGCGGTCATCGTCGCTTCCGTGCCGGTGTTGCAGAACGTCACGCGGGCGTGGCCCGTCAGCTCGCAGATCAGCTCGGCGACCCGGCCGGCCAGCGGCGACTGCGGCCCGATGGGCATGCCGCGTTCGAGCTGCGCCTTGACCGCGTTCGTCACGAAGTCGGGCGAGTGGCCGAAGAAGTGCGCTCCGAAGCCCATCGTGAAGTCGAGGTACGAATTGCCATCCACGTCGGTGACGTGCGCGCCCTGCGCCTTCTCCGCGGAGATCGGAAAGACCATCTCCTTCAGGAGGGGACGAAAGCCAGCGGAGACGCGGTTGTCGGCGAGGACCTGGCGGTAGCGCTGGGCGAGCCGCTTCGACTCCGGTGCCTTGGTCGTCACGCTCGCCGTCAGCTGCTGGATGTGCGCGACCTTCTCCGCGTCGTCCTCACGCTCGTCCTTGCCCAACTTCACCGAGAACGCGCTGAAGCGATCCGCTTCGGGCTTGCCCGGGCTGGCCGCGGGCGCGGCGCGCACAGGGGCTGGAGCGGCGGACTCCGCCGGGTTTGCGCGCTGGAGCGTCGCGGGCGCGCTCCGCTCCGGCGTGCGCTCGTTCGCCGCCGTGCCTGCCGGACGCTTGCCGAACAGGCTCAGCTGCCGCGCCATCAGGTCCAGCTGCTGCCTGACGATGTCCTCGAGGCCCTGGCGGCCGCCGTCACCTCGCGGCGTCAGGTTCGCCACGCTGAGCTCGGGGAGGGCCGCCACCTCTGGCTCCGTGGCGACCTGGGGCTCCACGGATGCGCCTTGCTCGTGGATGTGGCGCGCGACCTTGGCGATCGTGTTGACCCGTTCGTAGATCTCCAGGACGGTGAGAGACACGTGGAAGCGCGCGTTGATCTCCTGGAGTACCTCCAGGAGGATCAGCGAGTCGGCCCCCATGTCGGCGAATGGCAGATGGGGGTCGATGTTCCCTGGCGCCTGCTTGAGGCAGTACGCGACCTCACGGAGGACCGAATCCGTGATCCGGGACACCGCGTCGTTGCTTGACGTCTCGATGCTCATGTCAGTTCCCACCTGGGCTCCACGAAGGGAGGGCTATTGGTCGTCCAG
Coding sequences within:
- a CDS encoding aminotransferase class III-fold pyridoxal phosphate-dependent enzyme → MSIETSSNDAVSRITDSVLREVAYCLKQAPGNIDPHLPFADMGADSLILLEVLQEINARFHVSLTVLEIYERVNTIAKVARHIHEQGASVEPQVATEPEVAALPELSVANLTPRGDGGRQGLEDIVRQQLDLMARQLSLFGKRPAGTAANERTPERSAPATLQRANPAESAAPAPVRAAPAASPGKPEADRFSAFSVKLGKDEREDDAEKVAHIQQLTASVTTKAPESKRLAQRYRQVLADNRVSAGFRPLLKEMVFPISAEKAQGAHVTDVDGNSYLDFTMGFGAHFFGHSPDFVTNAVKAQLERGMPIGPQSPLAGRVAELICELTGHARVTFCNTGTEATMTAVRLARAKTGRDKVVIFRNSYHGTFDAFLARGSASSDESRPASLGTPGSLVKDTVVLDYCEQSALDYIERHAKEIAAVLAEPVQSRAPSMQPAAFLRQLRRLTQERDIALIFDEVIAGFRCARGGAQQLFGVRADMCTYGKVLGGGMPIGVVAGSAAYMDVLDGGFWQYGDASFPGTPTIFFAGTFTKHPLAMAASLAVLEHIQGLDDQLYRSMNERTERLSAQLNAAFEEEGADVTVEHFSSLFRFSTKGNLDVFYYRLLEAGYFIWEGRNCFLSTAHTDAELSRFVQSVRKIARELVAHRLLPLRDASKAERPLADAQRRFHELVRSGPDGSVACNLCYGLRFDEAVDIDRLSAAIVSVLSGQEALWSRFDLERKTQKLLPTSERRVHIERAELAERSSDPGLIDRLMADQQKAPLAPDAGANVRVNITRFADGATLVGLCVHHLVCDGWALVSVFERIAALYSESPGTSTAHVPYTRWSEHEANYRQGEQYASDKRYWQGALDAIAGYQRGHAFGALRHRGAVGGRPGGRARLSIGEEVTALFKEQARADGVTPFTALLAGFQVFLNRAYRTRLPILGIPFANRTTRDLKQVVGTCVNLLPLLPVHGQDATFDTILARARHDMAELFKHAMFPYQEMCEQYRAVTSEAQGAPVEVTFNVEPVSQLPRFGSHQPALVAAVNDRIEFDLCCNVFVLPTDITIELDYDTGLFAEDAVYGLLNLYSKIVENYAKRADAARRSNMPARGAA